From the genome of Anopheles merus strain MAF chromosome X, AmerM5.1, whole genome shotgun sequence, one region includes:
- the LOC121592844 gene encoding dual specificity mitogen-activated protein kinase kinase 6 has translation MPRKNKPPGIKLKLDGDLGAGGGGSTVPDSAEGATPRNLDKRGTLTVGERSFVVEADHLRKLADLGRGAYGIVEKMLHQPSGTVMAVKRITVTSGMGAGGGPGGGVQSQEQKRLLMDLDVSMRASDCRHTVQFYGALFREGDVWICMEVMDTSVDKFYPVVYKRPGRTIPEYILRQIALAIVRALHYLHTELRVIHRDVKPSNVLMNRRGEVKMCDFGISGYLVDSVAKTIDAGCKPYMAPERIDPGSGSRTAGYDIKSDVWSLGITMVEIATGRFPYATWRTPFEQLKQVVKDDPPRLPKSAHPDADEFSPEFHEFIVSCLQKKYQLRANYEHLLATDFLGLYTADAERADNALMAQYVCAILDERDGVVAPGAGPTDAAAGSAGGGEPANN, from the exons ATGCCGCGGAAAAACAAACCGCCGGGCATCAAGCTGAAGCTGGACGGCGATCTTGGcgcgggcggcggcggcagcacgGTGCCGGACAGTGCCGAGGGGGCGACCCCGCGCAACCTGGACAAGCGCGGCACGCTCACGGTCGGCGAGCGGTCGTTCGTGGTCGAGGCGGACCACCTGCGCAAGCTGGCGGATCTGGGCCGGGGGGCGTACGGCATCGTGGAGAAGATGCTGCACCAGCCGTCCGGCACGGTGATGGCGGTCAAGCGCATCACGGTGACGAGCGGGATGGGGGCGGGCGGCGGCCCGGGCGGTGGCGTCCAGTCGCAGGAGCAGAAGCGCCTGCTGATGGACCTGGACGTGTCGATGCGGGCGAGCGACTGCCGCCACACGGTCCAGTTCTACGGGGCGCTGTTCCGCGAGGGCGACGTGTGGATCTGCATGGAGGTGATGGACACGAGCGTGGACAAGTTCTACCCGGTGGTGTACAAGCGCCCCGGGCGCACCATCCCGGAGTACATCCTGCGCCAGATAGCGCTCGCGATCGTGCGCGCCCTGCACTACCTGCACACCGAGCTGCGCGTCATCCACCGGGACGTGAAGCCGTCGAACGTGCTGATGAACCGGCGGGGCGAGGTGAAGATGTGCGATTTCGGTATCTCTG GCTATCTGGTCGACTCGGTGGCGAAGACGATCGACGCGGGCTGCAAACCGTACATGGCGCCGGAGCGGATCGATCCGGGTTCCGGCAGCCGGACCGCCGGCTACGACATCAAGTCGGACGTCTGGTCGCTCGGCATCACGATGGTGGAGATCGCGACCGGCCGCTTCCCGTACGCGACCTGGCGGACGCCGTTCGAGCAGCTCAAGCAGGTGGTGAAGGACGATCCGCCCCGGCTGCCCAAGTCGGCCCACCCGGACGCGGACGAGTTCAGCCCGGAGTTTCACGAGTTCATCGTCAGCTGCCTGCAGAAGAAGTACCAGCTGCGGGCGAACTACGAGCATCTGCTCGCGACCGACTTTCTCGGCCTGTACACCGCCGACGCCGAGCGGGCGGACAACGCGCTGATGGCGCAGTACGTGTGCGCGATACTGGACGAGCGGGATGGTGTGGTGGCGCCGGGCGCCGGCCCCACGGACGCCGCAGCCGGCTCCGCGGGTGGCGGCGAGCCCGCGAACAACTGA
- the LOC121595261 gene encoding UNC93-like protein MFSD11, which translates to MVERNLVNVLLLGGGFMLIFTSFQTLGNIEQTIIDSIKKDLPSFAGDGYTSLAIIYAALSLSNWVTPSVLSAIGPRLAMVIGAITYCLFMASFFVPHVALLYGCSVVLGAGAALIWTGQGMYLSQCSSGDTISRNSGIFWAMLQMSMFFGNLLVFFTFQGKTHIDETTRSIVFAVLIAVGIVGLVFLTCLRRPSTSGDAPVELSHSVEPRQAFLNAIRLFQTPRMILLSITFVYTGLSLSFFSGVYGSSIGFTNAIGTSAKQYVGLNGVFIGVGEVLGGVAFGLLGTRTTTRWGRDPIVIAGGVLHMAAYFLIYLNLPNAAPFGNTDALSYIQPPSALVAMGCSFLLGLGDACFNTQCYSMLGGVFKSQPAEAFSIFKFTQSVAAAASFVYSSYCGLHVQLLILVALGIVGTITFCVVEFAVKRERPALERDYEK; encoded by the exons ATGGTCGAACGAAATCTGGTgaatgtgctgctgctgggcggtGGCTTCATGCTGATCTTTACCTCCTTTCAAACGCTCGGCAACATTGAG CAAACCATCATCGACAGCATCAAGAAAGATCTGCCCTCGTTCGCTGGCGACGGATACACCAGCCTGGCCATTATCTATGCTGCCCTCTCTTTATCAAACTGGGTCACGCCGTCGGTCCTGTCCGCCATCGGGCCCCGGCTGGCGATGGTCATCGGAGCTATCACCTACTG CCTGTTCATGGCGAGCTTCTTCGTGCCGCACGTCGCCCTACTGTACGGGTGCAGCGTCGTGCTGGGCGCTGGCGCCGCCCTCATCTGGACCGGCCAGGGCATGTACCTGTCCCAGTGCAGTTCCGGCGATACGATCTCGCGCAATTCCGGCATCTTCTGGGCGATGCTGCAGATGAG CATGTTCTTTGGCAATCTGCTCGTGTTCTTCACCTTCCAGGGCAAGACGCACATAGACGAGACGACGCGAAGCATCGTGTTTGCGGTGCTGATCGCGGTGGGCATCGTCGGGTTAGTGTTTCTGACCTGTCTACGCCGTCCCTCCACTAGCGGGGACGCTCCGGTCGAGCTGAGCCACAGCGTTGAACCGCGCCAAGCCTTCCTGAACGCGATCCGCCTGTTCCAGACGCCCCGCATGATACTACTGAGCATTACGTTCGTGTACACGG GCCTTTCGCTCTCCTTCTTCAGCGGCGTGTACGGGTCGAGCATCGGGTTCACGAACGCGATCGGCACCTCGGCCAAGCAGTACGTCGGGCTGAACGGGGTGTTCATCGGGGTGGGCGAGGTGCTCGGCGGCGTGGCGTTCGGGCTGCTCGGGACACGCACCACGACCCGCTGGGGCCGGGACCCGATCGTGATTGCCGGCGGCGTACTGCACATGGCCGCCTACTTCCTGATCTACCTGAACCTGCCGAACGCGGCCCCGTTCGGCAACACGGACGCGCTGTCCTACATCCAGCCGCCCAGTGCGCTCGTCGCGATGGGCTGCTCCTTCCTGCTCGGGCTCGGCGACGCCTGCTTCAACACCCAGTGCTACTCGATGCTGGGCGGCGTGTTCAAGAGCCAGCCGGCCGAAGCGTTCTCCATCTTTAAGTTTACACAG TCGGTGGCTGCTGCCGCCAGCTTCGTCTACTCCTCGTACTGCGGGCTGCACGTGCAGCTGCTCATACTGGTCGCGCTAGGCATCGTCGGCACGATCACGTTCTGCGTGGTGGAGTTCGCTGTAAAGCGGGAGCGGCCAGCGTTGGAGCGGGATTACGAGAAGTAG
- the LOC121595269 gene encoding uncharacterized protein LOC121595269 isoform X1: MMDDAANDRNAHLLEYLNVIINGILYLLYIFLLPLSLQGSPWPWLHVGLLGLIVLCVVGSLLTPCDGAGRPASLADSPVYFGGIVPANGRFGKKIQHFPNTDRSLHPLPAKDRELHHAERDRADDA, from the exons ATGATGGATGATGCGGCGAATGACCGGAATGCTCATttgttagaatatttgaacGTTATTATTAATGGTATATTATATCTTCTTTATATCTTCCTCTTGCCGCTCTCTTTGCAGGGGTCGCCGTGGCCCTGGCTGCACGTCGGGCTGCTCGGGCTGATTGTGCTCTGTGTCGTGGGCTCGCTGCTGACGCCATGCGACGGTGCCGGTCGTCCCGCTTCCCTAG CGGACAGTCCAGTGTACTTCGGGGGCATCGTGCCGGCGAACGGGCGCTTCGGCAAGAAGATCCAACACTTTCCCAACACGGACCGCTCGCTGCATCCTTTGCCGGCCAAGGATCG CGAACTCCACCACGCAGAACGTGATCGTGCCGACGATGCCTAG
- the LOC121595269 gene encoding uncharacterized protein LOC121595269 isoform X2, translating into MTTHLQAERKRNTGSPWPWLHVGLLGLIVLCVVGSLLTPCDGAGRPASLADSPVYFGGIVPANGRFGKKIQHFPNTDRSLHPLPAKDRELHHAERDRADDA; encoded by the exons atgaccaCGCACCTGCAGGCTGAACGCAAGCGGAACACG GGGTCGCCGTGGCCCTGGCTGCACGTCGGGCTGCTCGGGCTGATTGTGCTCTGTGTCGTGGGCTCGCTGCTGACGCCATGCGACGGTGCCGGTCGTCCCGCTTCCCTAG CGGACAGTCCAGTGTACTTCGGGGGCATCGTGCCGGCGAACGGGCGCTTCGGCAAGAAGATCCAACACTTTCCCAACACGGACCGCTCGCTGCATCCTTTGCCGGCCAAGGATCG CGAACTCCACCACGCAGAACGTGATCGTGCCGACGATGCCTAG
- the LOC121596632 gene encoding run domain Beclin-1-interacting and cysteine-rich domain-containing protein has translation MSDRQNGVSAVTHRHRSRSTDRLVAATGGERLASGQRCPSVPNLVDHESEMAFVMHRCSSGSNSSSHNSASKRIPPFNYHDGTNPPPATAQATSAVAPKKGGVTPTVITTTTTTAGPVEYGDVLQVTPPARQRTVPIGFLDDLVPQKGRRLRKHFNELEPFDGQCRFWTDSPLERIHPEQGCIPILKAVYFSRNNNDLDKENAHFKLAEALISTFELLKWKSCLNRTASDLSDWEAGSGAAGDSVGGGGSSRREGTEQAGRDADGTDTDESCEAIEAKESVYDERTYSAEEIAISLLGKFHDKQLPSACDFLWLVSEQDAPQKLLPMPSGGVIDPDEQQQAHEGAGTLIRGTQEWAPPRPQVIFTYRPPPLERRAQIQRQGNRCEGCGIKVHPAYLSRYRYCHYTGKYNCSGCHKNQMAIIPARVIQRWDFTVLPVSVFAYRVLGDIWSTPLYRVNHLCPDLYGSVKSLRAARLARVNVKYVKDFIMNCRHSESTRRCFQEVPEYFTSDFDMWSMADLLAVKSGTLQRLLLSIVSRCERHILACELCLGRGFVCEKCIGGRRQEPGVLFPWQPHVVRCEQCGTRYHDGCWRRDRSCEKCTRMQRRATEKRLATTQRD, from the exons ATGAGCGATCGGCAGAATGGGGTCAGTGCGGTGACACATCGCCATCGGTCCCGCAGCACCGATCGGCTGGTGGCGGCGACGGGCGGCGAACGGCTCGCGAGCGGGCAGCGCTGCCCGAGCGTCCCGAACCTGGTGGACCATGAGTCAGAGATGGCCTTTGTGATGCATCGCTGCAGCAGcggaagcaacagcagcagccacaacaGTGCCAGCAAGCGCATACCTCCGTTCAACTACCACGACGGCACAAATCCGCCCCCCGCCACGGCGCAGGCAACGTCAGCGGTGGCCCCAAAGAAAGGGGGAGTGACGCCCACCGtgatcaccaccaccaccaccaccgccggtcCGGTCGAGTACGGCGATGTGCTGCAGGTGACGCCACCCGCCCGCCAGCGCACCGTCCCGATCGGCTTCCTGGACGATCTCGTGCCGCAAAAGGGGCGTCGGCTGCGCAAACACTTCAACGAGCTGGAACCGTTCGACGGGCAGTGCCGGTTCTGGACCGATTCGCCGCTGGAGCGGATCCACCCGGAGCAGGGCTGCATTCCGATCCTTAAAGCGGTCTACTTTTCGCGCAACAACAACGATCTGGACAAGGAAAATGCGCACTTCAAGCTGGCGGAGGCGCTCATCTCGACGTTCGAGCTGCTGAAGTGGAAGTCCTGCCTCAACCGGACCGCGAGCGACCTGTCCGACTGGGAGGCCGGCAGTGGGGCGGCCGGTGACAGCGTCGGCGGGGGCGGCAGCAGCCGCCGGGAGGGCACGGAGCAGGCGGGCCGGGACGCGGACGGCACCGACACGGACGAGAGCTGCGAGGCGATCGAGGCGAAGGAAAGCGTGTACGACGAGCGGACCTACTCGGCGGAGGAGATCGCGATCAGCCTGCTCGGCAAGTTCCACGACAAGCAGCTGCCGTCCGCGTGCGACTTCCTCTGGCTGGTGTCGGAGCAGGACGCACCGCAGAAGCTGCTGCCGATGCCGAGCGGCGGCGTGATCGATCcggacgagcagcagcaggcgcacGAGGGCGCCGGCACACTGATACGGGGCACGCAGGAGTGGGCACCGCCCCGGCCGCAGGTGATCTTCACCTACCGACCGCCACCACTCGA ACGACGGGCACAGATCCAGCGGCAGGGCAATCGGTGCGAAGGGTGCGGCATTAAGGTGCATCCGGCCTATCTGAGCCGCTATCGCTACTGCCACTACACCGGGAAGTACAACTGCTCCGGGTGTCACAAGAACCAGATGGCCATCATCCCTGCGCGCGTTATACAAAG GTGGGACTTTACCGTGCTGCCCGTGAGCGTGTTCGCTTACCGCGTGCTGGGCGACATCTGGAGCACGCCGCTCTACCGCGTCAACCACCTGTGCCCGGACCTGTACGGCAGCGTGAAGAGCCTGCGGGCGGCCCGGCTGGCCCGCGTCAACGTGAAGTACGTGAAGGACTTTATCATGAACTGTCGCCACTCGGAAAG CACGCGCCGCTGCTTCCAGGAGGTGCCGGAATACTTTACCTCCGACTTTGACATGTGGTCAATGGCGGACTTGCTGGCCGTTAAGAGCGGCACCCTGCAGCGGCTGCTGCTCTCCATCGTAAGCCGCTGCGAGCGTCACATCCTTGCGTGTGAG CTTTGCCTTGGCCGagggtttgtgtgtgaaaagtgtaTCGGTGGCAGGCGGCAGGAACCGGGCGTCCTGTTCCCGTGGCAGCCGCACGTAGTGCGTTGTGAGCAGTGCGGCACCCGCTACCACGATGGGTGCTGGCGCCGCGATCGAAGCTGCGAAAAGTGCACCCGGATGCAGCGGCGGGCGACGGAAAAACGGCTAGCGACGACGCAGCGTGACTAG